One window of the Podospora pseudocomata strain CBS 415.72m chromosome 7, whole genome shotgun sequence genome contains the following:
- the NdufA6 gene encoding ndufa6 NADH-ubiquinone oxidoreductase subunit (EggNog:ENOG503P2TN; COG:C) codes for MAISPTQFAVTTRQSANWADARSRVLTAYRAWIRAAPEIQTMYSIPQPVSAIRTRIRQEFERHRFVNKLPVVDMLLLQNNADYQETMNFWRQTTHLMNYFKEENFRGEKILPSNFVSGFLEGRN; via the exons ATGGCCATCTCACCTACCCAATTCGCTGTTACCACGCGGCAAT CGGCCAATTGGGCCGACGCGAGAAGCAGAGTGCTTACAGCCTATCGGGCATGGATTCGGGCG GCGCCTGAGATCCAGACCATGTACTCGATCCCCCAACCCGTCTCCGCCATCCGCACCCGCATCAGACAGGAGTTCGAGCGTCACAGATTCGTCAACAAGCTCCCCGTTGTCGATATGCTCCTTTTGCAGAACAATGCCGACTACCAA GAAACCATGAACTTCTGGCGTCAAACCACACACTTGATGAACTACTTCAAGGAGGAGAACTTCAGAGGCGAGAAGATCCTGCCCTCAAACTTCGTTTCCGGTTTCCTGGAG GGCCGCAACTAG
- a CDS encoding hypothetical protein (EggNog:ENOG503P046) produces the protein MSTAVAIAPSPAPHDRPSFGNDITTSPSAQRPTQSIPPPPPMSANPNAPAPAPARTGSGSPKGVGAAPTAHKSSPPSASRSREGPKIIVKKEPGSPDLPTARHRPRKLDLSKNTTNIVSPATGRPLTARDGLGIQEVGLACLSPGFVTQDPVMKEQLQRSMSVREHQRQIIEQRLQQQSAKGDGPADKDGGQFTAKTPGFARKRGPPPGLSIVAPSHEQFANERVIQSAPLGQTFTGRHNPHPLTRHITNQPSNLARNSHIHHVPAQQTNNRLPPIADVFGQNLSGHPESSGHALFANQNRAPLASPHHPPPQQQQASTPGRPREYKSAEEAQVELAGGRPELLPKLVHYAGNQQQPPTPPSPHPYPQQQQQQQQHSRDSRYDGIPQYADASRSISSNNVVPSHAPPLKRSRAEYEDGSPPLGGNGSRPAPHAPGSSRRTGPFEEGRDSPDTQRAKREEFLKLCERAWDLFHS, from the exons ATGAGCACCGCAGTCGCAATAGCCCCTTCACCGGCTCCTCACGACAGGCCTTCTTTTGGCAacgacatcaccacatctCCCAGCGCCCAGAGGCCAACACAGTcgattcctcctcctccacccatgTCCGCAAACCCGAACgcgccagcgccagcgccagcACGCACTGGTAGCGGCAGCCCAAAGGGTGTAGGTGCCGCTCCCACCGCTCACAAGTCCTCTCCACCCAGCGC ATCTCGAAGCAGAGAAGGCCCCAAAATCATCGTCAAGAAGGAGCCTGGATCGCCCGATTTGCCCACAGCCCGTCACCGGCCGAGGAAGCTCGATCTCTCCAAGAACACGACAAACATTGTCTCACCCGCCACAGGACGGCCCCTGACTGCCAGAGACGGCCTGGGCATCCAGGAAGTTGGTCTGGCCTGCCTGTCACCCGGCTTCGTAACCCAGGACCCAGTCATGAAGGAGCAGCTGCAGCGCAGCATGAGCGTCAGGGAACACCAGAGGCAGATTATTGAGCAGAGGTTACAGCAGCAGTCGGCCAAGGGCGACGGTCCCGCCGACAAGGACGGAGGCCAATTTACCGCAAAGACACCTGGTTTTGCCCGCAAGCGTGGGCCTCCGCCAGGTCTGAGCATCGTTGCGCCGTCGCACGAGCAGTTTGCGAACGAGCGCGTGATCCAATCCGCGCCACTGGGCCAGACCTTCACAGGGAGACACAACCCGCACCCGCTAACGCgacacatcaccaaccagccCTCGAACCTGGCCAGGAACTCACACATTCACCACGTCCCAGCCCAGCAAACGAACAATCGCCTCCCGCCCATCGCCGACGTTTTTGGACAGAACCTTTCCGGACACCCAGAATCCAGCGGCCACGCGCTCTTTGCCAACCAGAACCGCGCCCCTCTTGCGTCGCCGCACCACCCGccacctcagcagcagcaagcgtCCACCCCAGGCCGGCCGAGGGAGTACAAGTCGGCCGAGGAAGCCCAGGTGGAACTGGCAGGCGGCAGACCGGAACTTTTACCCAAGTTAGTACACTACGCAGgcaaccagcagcaacccccaacaccaccgtccccgcACCCGtacccgcagcagcagcaacagcagcaacaacactcGCGAGACTCGAGATATGACGGGATACCGCAGTATGCTGACGCGAGCCggagcatcagcagcaacaatgTCGTCCCGAGCCACGCGCCGCCCCTCAAGAGAAGTCGGGCCGAGTACGAGGACGGCAGCCCGCCGCTGGGGGGGAACGGGAGCAGACCTGCGCCGCACGCGCCGGGGTCGAGCAGGAGGACGGGGCcgtttgaggaggggagggactCGCCTGACACGCagagggcgaagagggaagagTTTTTGAAGCTGTGTGAGAGAGCTTGGGATTTGTTTCACTCATGA
- the RPC19 gene encoding RNA polymerase subunit AC19 (COG:K; EggNog:ENOG503P58J), translating into MAARPDSEDIAMDDAPTSHQPEVKDDTMVDDAGEDVEEEEDYEEEEEEEEVQRVKLLPGSTETAASFEFSNEGHTLGNALRYVIMRNPEVEFCAYAIPHPSEAKMNVRIQTFEGTTAIEALEKGLRDIQELCDVVTDKFVAAADDFEKKKAATA; encoded by the exons ATGGCTGCCAGACCTGACTCGGAGGACATCGCCATGGACGATGCGCCCACCTCTCACCAGCCTGAGGTTAAGGATGATACTATGGTCGATGATGCGGGCGAGGAcgtagaggaggaggaggattatgaggaggaggaggaggaggaggaggttcagAGGGTGAAACTG CTTCCTGGGTCAACGGAAACTGCTGCCTCGTTCGAGTTTTCCAATGAGGGTCACACACTCGGCAATGCTCTCAGATATGTCATCATGAGAAA TCCCGAGGTTGAATTCTGTGCTTATGCCATCCCTCATCCATCAGAAGCTAAGATGAACGTCAGAATCCAAACTTTCG AAGGAACGACCGCAATCGAAGCTCTTGAGAAGGGCCTCCGGGACATTCAGGAGCTCTGCGACGTCGTCACTGACAAGTttgtggcggcggcagacgactttgagaagaagaaggccgctACTGCTTAG
- a CDS encoding hypothetical protein (COG:U; EggNog:ENOG503P230): MGKRAREYDEAPTDPGSAFTTVLLSISNGSEPLTKVPAASEPDPTATQVPAAKITELDPSLITTTKTNNPMPCSLPPHKEPITFSSYQEYESHYRNEHTNRCLECRKNFPSSHLLSLHISENHDAFIQVKRDKGERTYTCFVETCDKVCMTPQKRQMHLIAKHMYPKNFFFGVTRYGIDGRRSLLLDENKKGSDKKTDSNGNRRPSLAPVSSESQQQHSQDSTPPVNTEKPVSAAAKPEDNEMQVEPASSERKPDVEMDDISTAMSALQFVPRGVRFGRGKRAGFAKR; encoded by the exons ATGGGAAAACGCGCAAGGGAATATGACGAGGCACCCACAGATCCGGGCTCAGCCTTCACTACtgtcctcctcagcatcagcaacGGATCCGAACCTCTAACCAAAGTCCCCGCTGCTTCCGAACCAGATCCTACGGCCACCCAAGTCCCAGCAGCCAAAATCACCGAGTTGGATCcttccctcatcaccaccaccaagaccaacaaTCCCATGCCCTGCTCCCTCCCACCGCACAAAGAACCAATCACCTTCTCATCCTACCAAGAATACGAATCTCACTACCGCAACGAGCACACCAACCGCTGCCTCGAATGCCGCAAAAactttccttcttcccatctCCTCAGCTTGCACATCAGTGAAAATCACGATGCCTTCATCCAAGTCAAGCGAGACAAGGGAGAGCGCACA TACACCTGTTTCGTTGAAACCTGCGATAAAGTCTGTATGACGCCACAAAAGAGGCAGATGCACCTCATCGCCAAGCACATGTACCCCAAGAACTTCTTCTTTGGGGTCACGCGGTATGGTATTGATGGGCGACGGTCGCTGCTGCTTGATGAGAACAAGAAGGGCAGTGATAAGAAAACCGACAGCAACGGCAACAGGAGGCCGAGTCTTGCACCTGTCTCTTCAGAatctcaacagcagcacagcCAAGACAGCACGCCACCTGTCAACACAGAAAAGCCAGTGTCAGCAGCCGCCAAACCCGAGGATAACGAGATGCAAGTTGAACCTGCTAGTTCTGAGCGCAAGCCTGATGTGGAAATGGATGACATCTCGACTGCCATGTCGGCTCTCCAGTTCGTGCCAAGAGGCGTACGATTTGGCCGTGGCAAAAGGGCCGGTTTCGCGAAACGATAG
- the BUD31 gene encoding Component of the SF3b subcomplex of the U2 snRNP (BUSCO:EOG092652KR; COG:K; EggNog:ENOG503P1XY), with translation MPPIRPSSKRKPPPDGFSDIEEDLLIFSNKMKDAQNAPSDNIPKHQAQWPIFQISHQRSRYIYELYYEKEAISKQLYDWLLKNGYADAALIAKWKKQGYEKLCCLRCIQTKETNFNSTCVCRVPRAQMKGEDREVQCVSCGCRGCASTD, from the coding sequence atgccccccatccgcccctcctccaaacgCAAGCCCCCCCCCGACGGCTTCTCCGACATAGAAGAAGACCTCCTaatcttctccaacaagaTGAAAGACGCCCAAAACGCCCCCTCGGACAACATCCCCAAGCACCAAGCCCAATGGCCCATCTTCCAAATCTCTCACCAGCGCTCCCGCTACATCTACGAGCTCTACTACGAAAAGGAGGCGATATCCAAGCAGCTCTACGACTGGCTCCTCAAAAACGGCTACGCCGACGCGGCGCTCATCGCAAAGTGGAAGAAGCAGGGGTACGAGAAGCTGTGCTGCCTGAGGTGCATCCAGACAAAGGAGACAAATTTTAACTCTACCTGCGTGTGCAGGGTGCCGAGGGCGCagatgaagggggaggatagGGAGGTGCAGTGCGTTAGCTGTGGGTGTAGGGGTTGTGCTTCTACTGACTGA
- the SAT4 gene encoding serine/threonine-protein kinase HAL4/sat4 (COG:D; EggNog:ENOG503NV7I) has protein sequence MSTTADAKPPSTRSSQAPSIKSVDLPPRSPNLNGLTEQPAKPVEKASVKDRLTRMFSTRDAASRAASTDGKPTPSTGTPGNTSPPPSRPSAPERKGSIASDKSPAPTTATASKSKLANGKDGHLQRFMLLPDPPGGHEHHLKSSRRQERLTDMIKGLLGRKSEPQHAAPENDLSLVSNWVDNLKREKEGGSSASDKKAANGAGGLVEKYGKCQEVVGRGAFGIVRISHKKMENGVGEKLFAVKEFRRRPEETEKKYSKRLTAEFCISSSLRHPNVIHTLDLVKDSKGDYCEVMEFCAGGDLYTLVLAAGKLEVQEADCFFKQMMRGVEYMHEMGVAHRDLKPENLLLTTNGGLKITDFGNGECFRMAWENDAHMVSGLCGSAPYIAPEEYIDREFDARAVDVWACGVIYMAMRTGRHLWRVAKKDEDEFYDRYLEGRRDEAGYGPIESLHRARCRNVIYSILDPNPSRRITASQVLKSEWGREIKLCKAGEEGL, from the exons ATGTCAACCACCGCCGATGCCAAGCCTCCCTCCACGAGGTCCTCCCAGGCCCCGTCAATCAAGTCGGTCGATCTCCCCCCCAGGTCTCCCAACCTGAACGGTTTGACCGAGCAGCCCGCAAAGCCCGTGGAGAAGGCGTCTGTAAAAGACCGTCTGACGCGCATGTTCTCGACCAGAGACGCTGCCTCTCGCGCCGCATCCACCGACGGCAAGCCCACTCCCAGCACCGGCACCCCTGGCAACACTtccccgccgccctcgaggcCCTCGGCCCCAGAACGTAAGGGTTCGATTGCGTCAGACAAGTCGCCCGCCCCGACCACTGCGACAGCGAGCAAGTCCAAATTGGCAAACGGCAAGGATGGCCACTTGCAGCGCTTCATGCTTCTCCCAGATCCTCCCGGAGGACACGAGCACCACCTCAAGTCGTCGCGTCGCCAGGAGAGGTTAACCGACATGATCAAGGGGCTGCTCGGCCGGAAGTCTGAACCGCAGCATGCGGCGCCCGAGAATGACCTTTCGCTCGTCTCCAACTGGGTCGACAATCTGAAGCGGGAAAAGGAAGGAGGCTCTTCGGCTTcggacaagaaggcggcgaACGGAGCCGGTGGTTTGGTGGAGAAGTACGGCAAgtgccaggaggtggtgggccGCGGCGCTTTCGGCATCGTAAGAATTTCCCacaagaagatggagaatGGTGTCGGCGAGAAGCTGTTCGCCGTCAAGGAGTTCCGCAGGCGTCCAGAGGAGACCGAAAAGAAGTATAGCAAACGTCTTACGGCCGAGTTCTGCATCTCTTCGTCTCTCCGCCATCCCAACGTCATCCACACGCTGGACCTGGTTAAGGACTCAAAGGGCGACTATTGCGAGGTGATGGAGTTctgcgccggtggtgatctTTACACCCTTGTCCTGGCGGCAGGCAAGCTCGAGGTTCAGGAGGCGGACTGTTTCTTCAAGCAGATGATGCGTGGCGTGGAATACATGCATGAGATGGGAGTTGCCCATCGCGATCTGAAGCCAGAAAACTTgcttctcaccaccaacggcgGGCTCAAAATTACGGATTTCGGAAACGGAGAGTGTTTCCGCATGGCCTGGGAGAACGATGCGCACATGGTGTCGGGCTTGTGCGGCTCGGCCCCTTACATTGCTCCAGAGGAGTACATCGACAGGGAATTTGATGCCCGCGCTGTGGACGTCTGGGCTTGCGGTGTCATTTACATGGCTATGCGGACTGGTCGTCACCTCTGGCGcgtggccaagaaggacgaggatgaattCTATGATCGGTACCTTGAAGGACGGAGGGATGAAGCGGGCTATGGCCCGATAGAGTCGTTGCACAGG GCCCGCTGCAGGAATGTGATTTACTCCATCCTCGACCCAAATCCGTCTAGAAGAATCACAGCCTCGCAAGTCCTCAAATCTGAGTGGGGCCGTGAGATAAAACTGTGCAAggctggtgaagaaggtctTTAA